The sequence AGATGAGCCAGGCCGCACAGAACCTGAACTGGCTGATCACCAATTTCGTGGACAACACCCCCGGGGTGTCGCACACGGTGGTGGTCTCCGCGGACGGCCTCCTGCTGTGCATGTCCGAGGGTTTCCCCCGCGACCGCGCGGACCAGCTCGCCGCCGTCGCCTCCGGCCTCACCTCCCTCACCACCGGCGCCAGCCGGATCTTCGAGGGCGGCGAGGTCAACCAGACCGTGGTCGAGATGGAGCGGGGCTTCCTCTTCCTGATGGCCGTCAGCGACGGCTCCGCCCTCGCCGTCCTCGCCGCCCCCGACTCCGACATCGGCCTGGTCGGCTACGAGATGGCCCTCCTCGTCGACCGCGCCGGCGCGGTCCTCACCCCCGCACTCCGCGCAGAACTCCAGGGCAGTCTCCTGCACTGAGTCGCCCTGAGCGGTACTTCCACCGTCCCACCTCCCCGCCGGGTCCGACCCGACCGGACCCGGCGTTCCACCCTCAGCTACCCTCAGGCAGCTGATTTCGCCTCAGCTGGCATCGCCCCAGCTGGAACCGGCTGCCCCAGGCTGCAGCACAAGGAGGACCCATGACCCCGCCTTCGAATCCCGCCGGCTCGTACGGCAACGGGTACGGCAGCGGCTACGGCGGGCAGCAGTCCGACGGCTACGAGCAGCAGCCGCTGGTCCGCCCGTACGCGATGACCGGTGGCCGCACCCGACCGCGGTACCAGCTCGCGATCGAGGCCCTGATCTCGACCACCGGCTCCGCCGAGCGGACCGGTGGCCTGCTGCCCGAGCACGCCCGGATCGTCAACCTCTGCCGGGAGGTCAAGTCCATCGCGGAGATCTCCGCGCTCGCCGGTGTCCCGCTCGGTGTCGCCCGGATCCTCGTGGCCGACCTGGCCGAGGCCGGTCTCGTCGCCATCCACCAGCCCGCCGCCGCGGGCGAGTCGGGCGGAACGCCCGACGTCACGCTGCTCGAAAGGGTCCTCAGTGGACTTCGCAAGCTCTAACGCGGCCGCCCCCACCCGCGCGACCACCTCCGCGAAGATCGTCGTCGCAGGCGGCTTCGGCGTCGGCAAGACCACGCTCGTCGGCGCCGTCTCCGAGATCAACCCCCTGCGCACCGAAGCCGTCATGACCAGCGCCTCCGCCGGCATCGACGACCTCAGCCACGTCTCCGGCAAGACGACCACCACCGTCGCCATGGACTTCGGCCGCATCACCCTCGACGAGGACCTCATCCTCTACCTGTTCGGCACCCCCGGACAGGACCGCTTCTGGTTCATGTGGGACGACCTCGTCCGCGGAGCCATCGGCGCCGTCGTCCTCGTCGACACCCGCCGCCTCGCCGACTGCTTCCCCGCCCTCGACTACTTCGAGAACAGCGGACTCCCCTTCGTCGTCGCCCTCAACGGCTTCGACGGACACCAGCCCCACACCCCCGACGA comes from Streptomyces sp. TLI_053 and encodes:
- a CDS encoding roadblock/LC7 domain-containing protein produces the protein MSQAAQNLNWLITNFVDNTPGVSHTVVVSADGLLLCMSEGFPRDRADQLAAVASGLTSLTTGASRIFEGGEVNQTVVEMERGFLFLMAVSDGSALAVLAAPDSDIGLVGYEMALLVDRAGAVLTPALRAELQGSLLH
- a CDS encoding DUF742 domain-containing protein → MTPPSNPAGSYGNGYGSGYGGQQSDGYEQQPLVRPYAMTGGRTRPRYQLAIEALISTTGSAERTGGLLPEHARIVNLCREVKSIAEISALAGVPLGVARILVADLAEAGLVAIHQPAAAGESGGTPDVTLLERVLSGLRKL
- a CDS encoding ATP/GTP-binding protein; translation: MDFASSNAAAPTRATTSAKIVVAGGFGVGKTTLVGAVSEINPLRTEAVMTSASAGIDDLSHVSGKTTTTVAMDFGRITLDEDLILYLFGTPGQDRFWFMWDDLVRGAIGAVVLVDTRRLADCFPALDYFENSGLPFVVALNGFDGHQPHTPDEVREALQLSTETPVVTLDARRRDSAKSALITLVEHALLARLR